The sequence GGAACAAGAGAGAGTGACCGGCTTCGAGGCGCTCGTGTACCGAAAGGACGGCAGCTGGATTTGGGTTTCCGAAGGCGCACGGGCGCTGCGCGATCCCGCCGGGACGCTTGTCGGGTACGAAGGGACGGTGGAAGACGTTACGGAGCGCAAACTTGGGGAATCACGATTGCGCGCTACATTGGAGGAGCTCCGCATGCTAAGCGGACGACTCGTCACGGTTCGGGAAGAAGAACAAACCCGCATTGCCCGTGAGCTGCATGATGAACTTGGTGTTGGGTTGACGTGCTTGAAGGTCGACCTCTCCCGTCTGTATACGATCATGGATGAGCCGCGCGGGGCGAGGGCTCGCAAAAAAATGGAGGACAAGATCAGGTCCATGATGGAGCAAGTCGATGCCACGATTGCCTCTGTGCAACGAATCGTGACCGAGTTGCGGCCTAGAATACTGGATGATCTCGGCCTGGTCGCGGCGATTGAGTGGCAATGCCAAGACTTTCAGCAGCGCACCGGTATTCCTTGCACCTGTGTGAGCAGCGCGGACGATATCGCCATGGAACCGGAGCAGGCCACGTCGCTCTTCCGCATTTGCCAGGAAGCCCTCACGAACACGGCTAGACATGCCAAGGCCACGGCTATCCAGGTGCTGATCAAACAGTTGGACAACAATCTGCTGCTGGCCATTCAGGATGATGGAGTAGGGATCTCTTGTGAAAAACTCACCGAGTCGACCTCGTTGGGTCTGTTGGGGATGCGCGAACGGGCCGCAAGTCTTGGTGGACAGGTGTCGATTGCCGGCTCGCCCGGGAAAGGCACGACGGTGACGGTTCGAGTGCCTCTATCGAGTAGCATATAATCGATTGCAAACAGCTCAAGGCGATTGGCTGCGCGCCATCAGTGCTCGCTCTTGGTACCCCGATGCTGAACATTCTGATCGCCGAGGATTATCCGCTCTTTCGGCTTGGCGTCAAGGAGCTGCTGACGGACGGTCTGGAGGCCGTCAAGGTCGGGGAGTGCGACAACGCCCACGACCTCTTCGAGCTGGTCCGGCGCAAGAAATGGGATGCTCTCATTCTGGATATCACCATACCCGGCACCACCGGAACCGAAGCGCTCAAACACGTCAAGAAAGCCTGTCCAACACTGCCCGTCATCGTGCTGACGATGTACCCGGAGGATCAGTACGCTGTCCGCATGTTCAAGGCCGGGGCAGACGCCTATCTGACCAAGGCCAGCGCGCCGGAGGAGCTCGTCAAAGCCGTTAAGAAGGTGCTCGCCGGCGGACAATATGTGAGCCAGTCCTTTAGTGAGAAACTTGTGCGCCTGGTTTTCCAGCAAACCGACCGGCTGCCCCACGAGATTCTGTCGGATCGCGAGTACGAAGTGATGCGGCTCCTCGCGTCAGGTAAGACCGTCTCGGAAATCGCCGACAGCCTGCATTTAGGAACCACCACGATCAGTACCTACCGTGCCCGTATTCTTGAAAAACTGAATCTCAAAAACAACGCGGAACTCATGCGCTACGCGGTGCAACAGGGAGTTCTGGAATAAAAGTTCGGAGTGCTGAGTATTGAGTTGAAACGGCATTTGCGCATACAGTCCTGTCACCCCTTGGTCACTGACCTCTGCCCACTCCAGCTTCGGCGCTGAGCACTCGGCACTTTCATCTCAGCACTTCTTCTCGCCTCTGTCGTACAAACCACGACAGTGCTGTAGTTGTATATTCGACAAGAAAATCACGTTTTTATCGATAGGGTGTCCAAGAGAATTCAGCTATACATCCTTGCCATACACGTTACTCACAGATCGTCTATTGTTCTCTCTCTCAAAAGGAGAATGTTATGGCAGAAACAACCCCTGGTATTGATCTGGCCATTTACCGAAAACTTGCCGGCATTGGGCCTTGTACCTTCGATGAATTGGTTCGCCGGTTATCGACTTATTCCTGGGCGCAAGTCTTTTCGGCGGTGGATCGGCTCAGCCGGGAGGGAACCATCTCCGTCAGCCGCACGCGCGGTGTCGACTACGTGATATCGAATCGGGCGAGCTCCTCCCATTCCCAAGTCTTCGCACGACTGAGATGCCAAACGGCACTATTTTAGGTAATCCGATACGGCGCCGCCACGTGAAACGTGAAGTGGCATGAGCCTACTCAGAAGACAGCAACTTGAACAACAAATTGATGCAGAAATGCCTTATTTGATGGCGCTACGCACTGACAGGCGTTGTCTTAATTGCTGACCTCTGAGTAATAAAGAAATAAAAGGAGATCTGATGATGACGAGCCGGCAGAAC is a genomic window of Candidatus Nitrospira kreftii containing:
- a CDS encoding Response regulator, LuxR family; the protein is MLNILIAEDYPLFRLGVKELLTDGLEAVKVGECDNAHDLFELVRRKKWDALILDITIPGTTGTEALKHVKKACPTLPVIVLTMYPEDQYAVRMFKAGADAYLTKASAPEELVKAVKKVLAGGQYVSQSFSEKLVRLVFQQTDRLPHEILSDREYEVMRLLASGKTVSEIADSLHLGTTTISTYRARILEKLNLKNNAELMRYAVQQGVLE